Proteins co-encoded in one Polynucleobacter sp. MG-6-Vaara-E2 genomic window:
- a CDS encoding HPr family phosphocarrier protein has protein sequence MPVVEIEIINKLGLHARASAKLSQLAAQFPCEILLSRNGRQINAKSIMGVMMLAAGIGSTVTLETVGDKANEAMEALTALINDRFGEGE, from the coding sequence ATGCCTGTAGTTGAAATCGAGATTATCAATAAATTAGGACTTCACGCTAGAGCATCCGCTAAGTTATCTCAATTAGCTGCTCAGTTTCCGTGTGAAATATTGTTGTCACGCAATGGGCGTCAAATTAACGCAAAAAGTATTATGGGCGTGATGATGCTGGCTGCTGGTATTGGCAGTACTGTAACTTTGGAAACTGTGGGTGACAAAGCTAATGAGGCTATGGAAGCCCTCACAGCATTAATAAATGATCGCTTTGGAGAAGGCGAGTAG